The window GGTCCGGCGACCTCCCGGGCCCGCGGGTCTACCTCCCTGGCCAGCAGCAGGGCCAGCAGGTAGGGAAGGTGGCTGACCTGCGCCACAAGCCGGTCGTGCTCATCCGGCGCCAGCAGCACCGGCCGCATCCCCAGGTCCTGCACCAGCCGTTCCATCGTCTGGAGGGCCTGACCTGAGGTGGCCTCCACGGGAGTGAGCACGTAGGGGTGGCCTGCGGGCAGGTCCGCCGAGGCGGCGTCGATACCCCGGCCTTCGCTGCCGAACATGGGGTGGCCACCCACGTAGCGCACGCCACCTAGCCCGGCCAGCCGGGCCACGATGGGTGCCTTGACACTGGCCACATCGGTCAGGACCGCCCCCGCGGGGGCGTGCGCCGCCGCCTCCTGCGCCACAGCCACCGTCTGCTCCGGGGGCACGGCGACGATGATCACCTCCGCCTCCCGCACGTGGGCCAGATCCCCATGCACCTCGTCGGCGGCACCGCGCTCCCGGGCTCGCCGCGCCGCCGCCACGTCGCAATCGATGCCCACAACCGAGGCCAGTCCCAGGGCACGCAGGCGCATTCCCAGCGACCCCCCGATCAGCCCCAGCCCCACAATGGCTACC is drawn from Armatimonadota bacterium and contains these coding sequences:
- a CDS encoding prephenate dehydrogenase/arogenate dehydrogenase family protein, giving the protein MPARPRVAIVGLGLIGGSLGMRLRALGLASVVGIDCDVAAARRARERGAADEVHGDLAHVREAEVIIVAVPPEQTVAVAQEAAAHAPAGAVLTDVASVKAPIVARLAGLGGVRYVGGHPMFGSEGRGIDAASADLPAGHPYVLTPVEATSGQALQTMERLVQDLGMRPVLLAPDEHDRLVAQVSHLPYLLALLLAREVDPRAREVAGP